The genomic interval TTCGCCGGCGGCACGATCCAGACCCTGCCCGCGGGGCATGTGCTCGTGAAGAACTACTCGGTCGTCGGACTGCACTGGGGGCTGTATCCCGGCATGCGGCCCGACCTGATCGCCGTCGCACGGCAGGAGCTGACACGGCTCGCGGACGAGGGAGTCGTTCGGCCGGTCGTCGACCACGTCGTGCGGTTCGAGGCTGCCCCTGATGCACTGACTGCTCTGGCGGCAGGATCCACCGTCGGACGCGTCGTCATCCAGGTCGCGTCGTGATCGACCTCGACGGCCGGGTGGCGATCGTCACCGGCGGAGCCCGTGGGATCGGCGAGGCGTACGTCCGCGCGCTGCACACCGCGGGAGGCAGGGTGGTCGTCGCGGACATCCTCGATGACGAGGGTGCAGCACTCGCCGGGTCGCTCGGCGACAGGGTTCGTTTCGTGCATCTCGATGTGACGTCCGAGGAGCAGTGGGATGCCGTCATCCGATTCACCACTGACGCCTTCGGCTCAGTCGACGTGCTCGTGAACAACGCGGGCATCGCGAATGCGGCGCCCATCGAACACTTCACGCTGGAGAAGTGGAACGCGGTGATCGCGGTGAACCTCACCGGAGTCTTCCTCGGCTGCCGGGCCGTGGTGCCGCAGATGAAGCTCCAGGGGAGCGGCTCGATCATCAACATCTCGTCGGTCGAGGGGATGCGGGGCAGCCCCGGGCTGCACGGCTACACGGCGTCGAAGTTCGGCGTGCGCGGACTCTCGCAATCGCTCGCCGTCGAGCTCGGGCCGAGCGGCATCCGCGTGAACTCGGTGCATCCGGGCTTCATCCGCACGCAGATGAGCTCGAGGATCGACCCGGTCCATCTCGACATCCCGCTCGGCCGTCCGGGTGAGCCGTCCGACGTCGCCGGGACCATCGTGTTCCTCGCCTCGGACGCGTCGGCGTTCACAAGCGGCGCGGAGTTCGTCGTCGACGGCGGGATGATCGCCGGCATTCCGCACCGGTAGTCGCGGCCGCCCGCGTCGACGAGCGCAGGACGATCGACCGATTCAGGTCGATGTCGCGCCGATCGTCCTGAATCCGTCGATCGTCCTGATGCGGCGGAATCGCGAGCCAGGTCAGGAACCGCGGTCAGCCGCGCAGCTCGGCGCGGCCGAGGCTCGAGAGGTGCACCTCGTCGGGCCCATCGGCGATGCGGAGCGAACGGATGCCGGCATACAGTTCGGCGAGCGGTGTGTCGGATGACACGCCCGCCGCCCCGTAGACCTGGATTGCGCGGTCGATGATCGTCTGCACGGCGCGGGGCACCGCGATCTTGATGGCCTGGATCTCGGTCATCGCGCGCCGGTTGCCGACCGTGTCCATGAGCCAGGCGGTCTTGAGGACCAGGAGCCGCAGCGCCTCGAGCTGGATCCGCGACTCGGCCGCCCACTCGCGGATCACGCCCTGCTCGGCGAGCGTGCGACCGAACGCGTGCCTCTCGTTCGCCCGCGAGCGGATGAGCGACAGCGCTCGCTCTCCCATGCCGAGTGCCCGCATGCAGTGGTGGATGCGTCCGGGGCCCAGGCGTGCCTGGGCGATCGCGAAGCCCGATCCCTCCTCGCCGATCAAGTGGGAGGCGGGCACGCGCACCTCTTCGAAGGCGATCTCGGCGTGACCCCCGTGATCGCGGTCGTCGTAGCCGAACACGGTGAGCGGCCGGACGATGCTCACCCCGGCGGTGTCGCGCGGCACGAGGATCATCGACTGCTGCCGGTGACGATCCGCGTCGGGGTCGGTCTTGCCCATCACGATGAAGATCGCGGCATCCGGATTCATCGCCCCGGTCGACCACCACTTGCGACCCGTGATCACGTATTCGTCGCCATCGCGGCGGATGCGGGTGCCGATGTTGGTCGCATCGGACGAGGCCGTGTCGGGCTCGGTCATGCAGAATGACGAGCGGATGTCGGCGCGCAAGAGGGGAGTGAGCCACTGCTCTCTCTGCTCGGCGCTGCCGAACTGGGCGAGCACCTCCATGTTGCCGGTGTCGGGCGCGGCGCAGTTGAAGGCCGCCGGCGCGAGGCGCGGGCTCCACCCGGTGACCTCCGCCACGGGCGCATACTGCAGGTTCGTCAGTCCAGCGCCCTCCTCGCCTGGGAGGAAGAGGTTCCACAGCCCCTGATCTCGAGCCGCAGACTGCAGGTCGCGCACGATCGGGCGCACGCTCCACTCATCCGGCGCCGCAGCCAGCTGCTGGTCGAGCACCTCCTCGGCCGGGAGCACATGCTCCTCGAGGAATACACGGGCGCGGGCGGTGAGCTCGCGCGTCCTGTCATCGGGCGCGAAGTCCATCAGCGCACCTCCAGTCCTTTGCGGGCGAGCGGCTCGACGAGCGCGCCCATCCGATCGAATCCGGCGCCGACGGTGTCGCCGGCCTGGTAGCGGTAGTGGATCCCCTCGAGGATGACTGCGAGCTTGTATGCGGCGAAAGCGCGATACCACCGAAGATCCGGGATGCCGATCCCAGCCTTTTCGGCGTACACCTCGACCAGCTCGTCGAACGAGGGATAGCCGGCCGCCGGGTCCACCGCACTCGGCACCGCACCGGCAGAGCCCGCTGGCAGATTGGCGATGTCCCAGTACAGCGCGAAGATGCCGAGGTCCACGAACGGGTCGCCGAGCGTCGCCATCTCCCAGTCGAGGATCGCCGAGATGTGCGGCGAGTCGGCTTCGCCCACGACGAGCGCGTTGTCGAGGCGAAAGTCGCCGTGCACGATCGCGGAGCGGCCGGATTCCGGCATCCGCGCGGAAAGGGTCTCCTGCAACGCGTCGAGCGACGGGGTCTCGCGGGAGCGCGATGCGTCGAGCTGGCGGCGCCACGTGGTGAGCTGGCGGAAGAGGTACCCGTCGGGCCGACCGAAGTCCTCGAGGCCCACCGCGGCGGGGTCGACGGCGTGCAGTGCAGCCAGATGGCCCATGAGTTCGAGGCTGAGCGAGCGGATGCCGCGGCTCGAGTAGCGGGCGTTCTGGGCCGCGTGCGCGAGCACCTCGCCGGGCGCCCGCTCCATCACGAAGAACACGGTGCCGGTCACTCGCGAAGCTTCGGTGTCGTCCACGATGTCGACCGCGGTCGGAACCGGGACCCCGCTGTCGGCGAGGGCTGAGATGACCCGATGCTCCCGTCGCATGTCGTGAGCACTCGAGAGGACGTGACCGAGCGGCGGCCGGCGGACGATCAGAGATAGATGGGCGCCCTCGACGGCGTAGGTGAGGTTGCTGCGCCCACCGGCGATGACCTGGGCGGTGAGGGGCCGGTCGGCGAGGGCGGGATGGGCGTCGGCGAGCCACGTCGTCAGGCCCGCGACATCCAGCCCGGGAACCTCGGTCATCGTCGACCCTGCCTCTCGCTCGGCCCGCGTTTCCGAGGTTAGTGGACTTTGAGCATACCGGATGGTCGGTATGTCCATTGGCTCCCTGTACGCGCCGACGCCCGACGGCGCCTGTCGGGCCGTCGGTAGGGTTGCCCCGTGAGCGAGCCCGGATACGACAAGGTCCGATTCATCGGATACGCCATCCCGACGACGCCGGCGCAACTCGTGGCGATCGGAGACCCGGACGGCAGCGGCATGGTCGCCGGCACTTATCCGGCGTCCGCGGACTTCGATGCCGACATCCGCGCCCGCGCCGCCGTGCTCAAGACTGACGTCGACACCGCGAAGCACGCGCTCGCCGGTCACGACGACCCGACGGTGCTGAACGTCTTCGTCGCGCCGGAGTTCTTCTGGCACGGCCGGATGGGTCCGTATGTGCACACCCCGACGGATGCCGATCCGGCCGACGCGATCCTCGAGGTGCTGCGCGAGGCGCTGCCGGCCCTGGAGTATCCCGGATTCCTGTTCGTGCTCGGGACCGTGGTCACCGCAGCGGTGGCGGACATCGACGAGGTGCTCGCGGGATCGTCGACGGTCGCGCGCAATGATGTCGTGCGCGCGCTCGGCGAGGCCTGGCTCGCGTCGGCGGGCCCGATCACCGACGTGGTCATGGACTCGCTCGTGAACTTCATCAAGAACGGCCACGCCTACCCTGCGGTAGAAGTGCGCAACCGCGCGCTGGTGATCAGCTCGGCTGCCGTCCAGATCGGCAACGGTGAGCCTGTCACGGTCCTGACGACGGAGAAGTACTTCGATTCGAACGAGGATTTCCTGCTGTGGGATGTCACGGGCCGGCCCATCATCACCGAGCAGATGACCGCCTATCCGGTGATCGACCCGTCCGGCGGCGATGTGAAGTCGACGGCATTCGACCCTTACTCCGTCTTCCGTCTGCCGAACACCGCCGAGCCCGTGCACATCGCGATCGAGATCTGCCTCGATCACGCCGATCACCGGCTGCGCAAGAGCCTGCCGCGCAATCGATGGTCGAGCCCCGATCACGGCATCGACCTGCATGTGATCCCGTCGTGCGGGATGCAGCTGCATCCACCCGCCGTGGCGGCCCGCGCCGGCGGCTGGGCATTCAACTGCGACGGCGAGTACCCGCTCGGAACGGTCGCCGACGCGGGGACGGGCCAGCACGGCGTGGTCGCGGGAGTGGACTGCGCCTTCGCAGACTACGTCGACTCGGCGAATCCCGGCTACGGCGCGCATACGCAGCTCGCGTTCATCACTGCGGGAGCGGCGAAGTCCGACCCCCAGGCGCCGGGCGCCGTGAACGCCCACTTCGCCGTTGCGCCGGATGTCACGGTCGTGGTCATTCCGGTCACCGTGGTCGCGGATCTCGGCTCGCACTTCGCCGGTGGCCCCGGCGCCATCCACATCTACGGCAGGGAGACGCCACTCGCCATTCGCGGATGAGAGCCCGTGGTCAGGGCAGGAGATGCTCCTCGATCGCCGTGCGGACGGATGCCGGCACCGGCGTCGGGCGCCGGGTTGCGGCATCCACGAACACGTGCACGAAGCGGCCTGTCGCGATCGGGTCGTCGTCGCCGGGTGCGCCGCCGTCACCGCGATCTCGAAGGATGCCGAGCGACCACGTGACGCTCGTGGTGCCGAGACGCTCGATGGCGAGGCCCACCTCGAGCGGTTCGGGGAAGCTCGCCGAGGCACGGAACTCGCACGACGATGCCGCGCACAGCGCGATGGCGCCGCCGCCCGCGGGGTCGAGGCCGGCGGCCGCGATCATCCATGAGTTGACCGCGGTGTCCATCGCCTCGTAGTACACGGTGTTGTTGACGTGGCCGTACTGGTCGTTGTCGTTCCATCGCGTGGCGAACGGCACCCGCACGCGGAACTCGGGGCGCGAGCCGGCCGCGGGAGCCGCGGTCATGCGTCGACGCGCAGCAGCAGGCGGAACGCGACGCGGGCACGCACCGAACTCGGCTGATCGCCCGAGATGAGGTCCGCGTAGGTGAAGGACTCCGACATCCGCACCAGCAGGTAGGCCAGCCCGGCGGGGTCGATCGCACCGTCGAGCGGTGCGTCCCCGAGTTCGCGGCGCACGAGCCACTCGGTCGTCGCGACGTAGCGACGCTGAATCGGGCTCTCTTTGGTGGTGAGCATCCGCAGCGCGCGGGTGGGCTCGCGCCGGATGAACTGGCGGAAGTACTCCGCCGTGATCAGGTCGTCCACGAAGTGCGTCAGGATGTCGGCGACCCGCTCGCCGCCGGTGGTGTCGGCATTCGCATGCTCGGCCTGCACCAAAGTCGGGACCGCGAGCGACCACAGCACTTCACTCAGGAGCGCATCACGGTTGCCCACCCAGCGGAAGAGCGACGTGCGATCGACGCCGAGCGAGAGAGCGAGCGACCCCATGTCGATGCGCCGACCTGCGATGAATGTGTCACGAGCGACGTTGAACGCGCGCCGCGCGTCGGGGTGCGAGCCATCGGCCAGTCGCTCGGACAGCCAGGACGGCGCAGCATCCGACCCGACCGTCGCGATCGTGGCGGATGCGGCCGCAGTGCTCGTCATGGCGGGACTCTACTCGCGTCCGAACCCCGCCCCCGCAACGTTCTCGCTTTCGTTGCGCCCGACCCCACCGGTTACGGACGCGACACGCCGTCGCCCGCCGCGCGCACGCGGCGTGTCCCGTCCGTAACCGGACTCGGCAACGCAGTCAGGAGCCGAACCGCTCGATGATCCGCGCGGCGATCGAGCCGGGGGACATCTCCGGCGAGCCGTGGTGGGCGCCCTCGAGGGACTCGTATTCCACCGTCGGGAGGGCATCGGCCAGCGCCCGCGCGGTGTGGTGGAAGAACGTCTCGCTCTTCGAGCCGACCATGACGATCGTCGGCGCGCTCAGTCCGCTCCAGCGGTCGACCGGCAGTGAGCCGCCCTGCTGTGTGCCGTCCAGCACCGCGAAGTCGTAGCGGAGCGTGTGCGCAAGACCCTTCGCGTGCCGCCAGAGCGGCAGCATCCGCATGATCGCAACGGCGAAGCGCGGCATCCCGATCGCCTCGATGAAGAACGTCCGCACGGCACCCGATCGATCGCCTGCGGCAACGGATGCGGCCACGCGTGCCGGAAGGTCCGCTGCGAGCGGCGGGTGGGAGTCGTCGCAGATGAAGGGCGGCTCGTACGCCACGAGTCCGATCACGCGGTCGCCGAGGCGGGAGGCAGCCTCCAACGCGAGCGCCGCGCCGGACGATGTGCCGAAGAGCAGGGCGCGGCCGCCCGCGGCATCGATGAGGGCGGCGATGTCTTCGACCTCGCGCGCAGGATCAGCTGAGTCCGGATGCCGGTCGCCACTGGCATCGCGGCCGCGCCGGTCGTAGCTCACCACCGAGAACGCGCGCGCGAGCGCTGCGGAGAGCTTGGCCGACCCGGTGTGGGAGGACAACGCCGGGTCGATGAGGATGATCGTCGGGCCGGCTCCTGCCCGGTAGGTCGCGATCTCGGTTCCGTCCGCCGAGCGGACTGTCGTGGGGGTTTCGGTGATCGTCATGGTCTGCTCCTGAGGAATCGGTCGAGTCGGTCGAATCCGCCCGCCCAGCCCTCGACCATTCCCATGGCCGCGATCTGCTCGAGGCGGTCGACCGAGGTGAAGCGCGTGCGCAGCACGAGGCGGGTGCGGGCGGGATCGACGCCGGTGAACTCGACCGTCACCGCGTGCGACTCCGGATCGAGGTCTGCGCCGGTCTCATCGGAGAAGCCCTCGACGTACGAGAGCACCGAGCCGTGGATGACCTCGCTGTAGACCGCCCGAATCCAGACGTCGGGCGCTGCGCCGGGCACTCCCATGCCGAAGTGCCACAGTCCGCCCGGCCGCACATCGAGCGCACGAACCGTGGTCACCCAGCCTTCCGGTCCCCACCATGCCTCGAGGGCTTGGACGGTGGTCCAGCTGCGCCACACGGCATCGACCGAGCCGCGCAGCTCTCGTTCGAGCACGATCTCGCGCGCTTCGAGGTTCTTCGACACCAGCAGCTCGCTCACGACGTCGCCTCCGTCCGGTCGAGGTGGGCCTGCAGGCGGTCGAGCCGGTCATCCCACAGCGAAGCGAAGGTGTCGAGCCATCTATCCAGCTCGGCGAAGCGGGACTGTTCGAGCCCATAGATGCGGCGCTTGCCGTCGACGCGGCGATCCACGATCGCGACATCGCTGAGCACCTTCAAGTGCTTCGAGACGAGCGGCTGACTCAGGCCGAGCCGGTCGACGATGTCGCCGACCGAGCGCGGCCCGTCGCGCAGCAGCTCGACGATGGCGAGCCGGTTCGGCTCAGCGAGGGCGGACAGCGTCTGGATCACGCCATTCAAACTACCACCCAGTTATATGAACCACAAGTGATGTTTCAGCGACGTCAGGCCTCGGGGACGAACAGGCCGACCGTCTGTGCGACCAGCGCAGGACGCTCCGAGCCCTCGAGCTCCACGGTCGTGGTCAGGCTCACGCGGTACCCCTGCGGCGCAGATTCGACCGCTGCGATCTCGGTGACCGCCCGCACCCGCGACCCGGAGGGCACCGGCTGCAGGAACCTCACGCGATCGAGCCCGTAGTTCACGACCATGGCGGTCCCGGCCACCGAGAGCAGCCCCGATGTGAGCCGGGGGAGCAGCGACAGGGTGAGATAGCCGTGCGCGATGGTCGTGCCGAAGGGCCCGGATGTCGCCCGCTCCGCATCGAGATGGATCCACTGCCAGTCCTCCGTGGCGTCGGCGAACGCGGCGATGCGATCCTGCGTGATCTCGTACCAGTCGCCGGTCGCGGTCTGCCCGACCGCATCCGTCAGATGGGTGGGAGAGTCGACGACGATCGTCATGCGCGAGGACCTCCGGCGACGTACAGCACCTGGCCCGAGACGAAGCCGGCCTCTTCGGAGCAGAAGAACGAGACCGCCGCGGCGATGTCGTCCGGGTAGCCGGCGCGGCCGACCGGGACCTCGGCGGCGCGGGCGGCGATGAACTCGTCCATCCCGACACCGATCCGCTCGGCGGTCTGCCTGGTCATGTCGGTGACGATGAAGCCAGGCGCCACGGCGTTCGCGGTCACGCCGTAGCGGCCGAGCTCGATCGCCAGGGTCTTGGTGAGCCCCTGCATGCCGGCCTTCGCCGCGGCGTAGTTCGCCTGACCGCGATTGCCGAGCGCCGAGGTGCTCGAGAGGTTCACGATGCGCCCCCACCCGGCCGTGACCTGGTGCGCCTGGACGGCCCTCGACATGAGGAACGCGCCGCGCAGGTGCACCGACAGCACCGAGTCCCAATCGTCCTCCGACATCTTGAACAGCAGGTTGTCGCGGATGATGCCGGCGTTGTTCACCAGGATCGTCGGAGCGCCGAGCTCTGCCTCGACGCGGGCGACGGCATCCGTCACCGCCGTGGCATCCGCGACGTTCGCGCCGACGGCGAGTGCTCGGCCGCCGGCATCCGTGATCGCGGCGACGGTGTCGGCGCAGTGCGCTTCGTCGAGGTCGAGCACGGCGACGGCGTGACCGTCCGCGGCCAGCCGCGTCGCGGTCGCCGCACCGATGCCGCGTGCGGCGCCGGTGACGATGGCGGTTCGAGTCATGAGGGGGTCCTTTCGGGGGAATGGGGAATCAGAACGTGATGAGCTGACGCAGCTCGCCGCCTGCCGCCAGCCGGTCCATGGCTTCGTCGAGATGCTCGAGGTCGATGTGCGACGAGACCAGGCGCTCGAGCGGCAGGCGTCCGGCGCGCCAGAGCTCCACGTAACGCGGGATGTCGCGGCTCGGCACCGCGGAGCCGAGGTAGCTGCCGACGATGGTTCGCGCCTCGGCGGTGAGCCGCAGCGGCGAAATGCTCGCCCGGGCCTCGGGAGCCGGCAGCCCGGCGGTCACGGTCGTCCCACCCGGCGACGTGAGATCGAACGCGGTCTCGAACGCGCGTGCCGACCCTGCCGCCTCGATGACGACGGGCGCACGGATGCCGCGCTCGGCGGCGTCCGCCGGGCTGAATGCCGCCGATGCCCCGAGTTCGCAGGCGAGATCCAGCTTCGCGGAGACGGCGTCGACGCCGACCACCTCGTGGCCGAGCGCGCGGGCGACGAGGAGTGCCGCCATCCCCACGCCGCCGAGACCGACGACGATCAACGGCGCTGCGGGCTCTGGGCGCCCGGCGTTGATCACGGCGCCGCCACCGGTCAGCACCGCACAGCCGAGCAGCGCGGCGATGTCGGGCGGCACATCCGCATCGACCGGCACGACGGAGGTCCGGCTCACCACCGCGTGCGAGGCGAATGCGCTCACGCCGAGATGATGGTGCACCGCCTGGTCGACGCCGCCGACCGAGCGATGCAGGCGGATGCCGCCGCCGACCAGGGTTCCGGCGTTGTTGGCGGCGGTGCCGATCTCGCAGGGCAGGCGTCCGTCGGCAGCGCAGCCGGCGCAGGCGCCGCATCTCGGCAGAAACGTCATGACGACGCGGTCGCCGAGTGCGACATCCGTCACCCCGTCGCCCACCTGCTCGACGATCCCCGCGGCTTCATGGCCGAGGAGCATCGGCGTCTGTCGCACGCGGTTGCCGTCTACGACGCTCAGGTCGGAGTGGCACACGCCGGCGGCCTCGATGCGCACCAGAAGTTCACCGGCGGCGGGCGGATCGAGGTCGATCTCGCCGACCGTGAACGGTCGCGAGGCCGCGAACGGCGCGGGTGCCCCCGACCGCTCGAGGACTGCTCCTGTGATCCGCACGCGACCTCCTCGTCGGCGATGATGGGGCTCTCGCACAACGGCGCCCTCTGACGCCCAAGGCGTAGGTTTCTCAGGCCGCGGCGCGGCGCGCGATCCGCGCGCGGCGGATCCACTTCTCGACCTCGACGAAGATCGGCACGACGAGTGCGAGGCCGATGCAGATCAGCCACTCGTTGCCGGTCAGCGACACCGTTCCGACCAGTCTCTGCAGGAAGCCGATCTCGACCGCCGCCACCGTGAGCGCCAGCGGAATCGAGAGCCACTTCACCGCTGCGAGGATCGGCGCCGTGAGGCCTGGTTCGGGATCGCGCCGCATCGCGAGTCCGCCCAGCACCGCCCCGAACGCGGCGATCACGAAGGTCATCGTCACGGGCACGTTCGGCTCGGTGGAGCTCAGCTGGTCGGGGTACAGCAGGAGCGGGATGAGCGTCATCAGGAACAGCAGTCCGCCGTAGACGAACCACAGGGTGACGGCTCCGCCGTTGGCGATCGTCTTCTTCGGGTTGCGCGGGGGCTTGAGCATGATCCCATCCGGCACCGGATCGAGGAGGATCACGATGACCGGGAAGATCGAGATGAAGAAATTGAGGAACAGGATCATGATCGGCGTGAGCGGCACGCCTTTGTTGATGTCGAAGATGCTCGCCACGAGGAACAGCAGCACCAGTGAGAACAGCTGCGACATCTGGTAGCGGACGTAGCTGACGATCTTGTCGTAGATCGCCCGGCCGAGCTTGACAGCGGTGACCAGCGTGCCGAAGTTGTCGTCGACCAGGATCATCTTGCCGGCCTGCTTGGTCACCTCGCTGCCCGAGCCCATCGCGACGCCGATGTCGGCTTGCTTGAGTGCGGCCGCGTCGTTCACGGCGTCACCCGTCATGGCGACGACATCGCCGGTCTCCTGCATGAGCCGGGCGAGGCGCAGCTTGTCTTCGGGAGTCACGCGGCCGAAGACGTGCAGGTTCGGCAGAGCCGCCTTGAGCTCGTCGTCCGTCATGGCCTGGATGTCGGCACCGCTCGCGGCACCGGGGCCGAGGCCGAGCTTCGCGCCGATCGCGGCAGCGGTGATCGCGTGGTCGCCGGTGATCATGCGCACCTCGATGCCGGCCTGGTGTGCGATGCGGACGGCTTCCTTCGACGAGGGGCGGAGCGGATCGATGATGCCGACGAGCCCGACGAGGGTGAGGTCCTTGACGCCGTCCATGGGATCGGCGGGAAGGGCGGCGCCCGGCTCGAAGCGGCGGACGGCGAACGCGAGCACACGCAGGCCCTGCTCGGACAGCTCGCGGTTCGCGTCGAGGATCGTCTGGCGCGCGTTGTCGATGGCCACCGGGCCGCCTGCCGTCGCCACCGACGAGCACCGGTCGAGGACGACATCCGGACCGCCCTTGACCAGCAGGATGGAGCGCGTCACACCCTCCTCGCTCAGGTCGTGGTACGTGCCCATGAACTTGTAGGCGGAGTCGAAGGGCACCTCGGCAGTGCGCGGATACTGCGCACGGGTGAGCTCGGCGTCGGCGCCCATCTTCGCTGCGAGCACGATGAGCGCAGCCTCGGTCGGGTCTCCGACCACGACCCCGTCGTCGGAGACTGTGGCATCGCTGCAGAGCGTCAAGCCGAGAGCGAGGTTGCGGAAGTCGGGGTTGGGAGCGCCGGCGACGCGGCGGATCTCACCGGTCTTCTCGTAGCCGTTGCCTGCGACGGTGAACCACTCACCCGTGAAGTAGAGCGACTCGACCGTCATCTCGTTCATCGTGAGCGTGCCGGTCTTGTCGGAGTTGATGGCGGATGTCGCGCCGAGCGTCTCGACATCCGTGAGGTTCTTCACGACCGCGTTGTGC from Microbacterium pumilum carries:
- a CDS encoding glucose 1-dehydrogenase, giving the protein MIDLDGRVAIVTGGARGIGEAYVRALHTAGGRVVVADILDDEGAALAGSLGDRVRFVHLDVTSEEQWDAVIRFTTDAFGSVDVLVNNAGIANAAPIEHFTLEKWNAVIAVNLTGVFLGCRAVVPQMKLQGSGSIINISSVEGMRGSPGLHGYTASKFGVRGLSQSLAVELGPSGIRVNSVHPGFIRTQMSSRIDPVHLDIPLGRPGEPSDVAGTIVFLASDASAFTSGAEFVVDGGMIAGIPHR
- a CDS encoding acyl-CoA dehydrogenase family protein; this translates as MDFAPDDRTRELTARARVFLEEHVLPAEEVLDQQLAAAPDEWSVRPIVRDLQSAARDQGLWNLFLPGEEGAGLTNLQYAPVAEVTGWSPRLAPAAFNCAAPDTGNMEVLAQFGSAEQREQWLTPLLRADIRSSFCMTEPDTASSDATNIGTRIRRDGDEYVITGRKWWSTGAMNPDAAIFIVMGKTDPDADRHRQQSMILVPRDTAGVSIVRPLTVFGYDDRDHGGHAEIAFEEVRVPASHLIGEEGSGFAIAQARLGPGRIHHCMRALGMGERALSLIRSRANERHAFGRTLAEQGVIREWAAESRIQLEALRLLVLKTAWLMDTVGNRRAMTEIQAIKIAVPRAVQTIIDRAIQVYGAAGVSSDTPLAELYAGIRSLRIADGPDEVHLSSLGRAELRG
- a CDS encoding phosphotransferase family protein — protein: MTEVPGLDVAGLTTWLADAHPALADRPLTAQVIAGGRSNLTYAVEGAHLSLIVRRPPLGHVLSSAHDMRREHRVISALADSGVPVPTAVDIVDDTEASRVTGTVFFVMERAPGEVLAHAAQNARYSSRGIRSLSLELMGHLAALHAVDPAAVGLEDFGRPDGYLFRQLTTWRRQLDASRSRETPSLDALQETLSARMPESGRSAIVHGDFRLDNALVVGEADSPHISAILDWEMATLGDPFVDLGIFALYWDIANLPAGSAGAVPSAVDPAAGYPSFDELVEVYAEKAGIGIPDLRWYRAFAAYKLAVILEGIHYRYQAGDTVGAGFDRMGALVEPLARKGLEVR
- a CDS encoding thioesterase family protein gives rise to the protein MTAAPAAGSRPEFRVRVPFATRWNDNDQYGHVNNTVYYEAMDTAVNSWMIAAAGLDPAGGGAIALCAASSCEFRASASFPEPLEVGLAIERLGTTSVTWSLGILRDRGDGGAPGDDDPIATGRFVHVFVDAATRRPTPVPASVRTAIEEHLLP
- a CDS encoding QsdR family transcriptional regulator; translated protein: MTSTAAASATIATVGSDAAPSWLSERLADGSHPDARRAFNVARDTFIAGRRIDMGSLALSLGVDRTSLFRWVGNRDALLSEVLWSLAVPTLVQAEHANADTTGGERVADILTHFVDDLITAEYFRQFIRREPTRALRMLTTKESPIQRRYVATTEWLVRRELGDAPLDGAIDPAGLAYLLVRMSESFTYADLISGDQPSSVRARVAFRLLLRVDA
- a CDS encoding alpha/beta hydrolase, giving the protein MTITETPTTVRSADGTEIATYRAGAGPTIILIDPALSSHTGSAKLSAALARAFSVVSYDRRGRDASGDRHPDSADPAREVEDIAALIDAAGGRALLFGTSSGAALALEAASRLGDRVIGLVAYEPPFICDDSHPPLAADLPARVAASVAAGDRSGAVRTFFIEAIGMPRFAVAIMRMLPLWRHAKGLAHTLRYDFAVLDGTQQGGSLPVDRWSGLSAPTIVMVGSKSETFFHHTARALADALPTVEYESLEGAHHGSPEMSPGSIAARIIERFGS
- a CDS encoding SRPBCC domain-containing protein, which translates into the protein MSELLVSKNLEAREIVLERELRGSVDAVWRSWTTVQALEAWWGPEGWVTTVRALDVRPGGLWHFGMGVPGAAPDVWIRAVYSEVIHGSVLSYVEGFSDETGADLDPESHAVTVEFTGVDPARTRLVLRTRFTSVDRLEQIAAMGMVEGWAGGFDRLDRFLRSRP
- a CDS encoding metalloregulator ArsR/SmtB family transcription factor — its product is MIQTLSALAEPNRLAIVELLRDGPRSVGDIVDRLGLSQPLVSKHLKVLSDVAIVDRRVDGKRRIYGLEQSRFAELDRWLDTFASLWDDRLDRLQAHLDRTEATS
- a CDS encoding MaoC family dehydratase — translated: MTIVVDSPTHLTDAVGQTATGDWYEITQDRIAAFADATEDWQWIHLDAERATSGPFGTTIAHGYLTLSLLPRLTSGLLSVAGTAMVVNYGLDRVRFLQPVPSGSRVRAVTEIAAVESAPQGYRVSLTTTVELEGSERPALVAQTVGLFVPEA
- a CDS encoding SDR family oxidoreductase, producing MTRTAIVTGAARGIGAATATRLAADGHAVAVLDLDEAHCADTVAAITDAGGRALAVGANVADATAVTDAVARVEAELGAPTILVNNAGIIRDNLLFKMSEDDWDSVLSVHLRGAFLMSRAVQAHQVTAGWGRIVNLSSTSALGNRGQANYAAAKAGMQGLTKTLAIELGRYGVTANAVAPGFIVTDMTRQTAERIGVGMDEFIAARAAEVPVGRAGYPDDIAAAVSFFCSEEAGFVSGQVLYVAGGPRA
- a CDS encoding zinc-binding dehydrogenase, with amino-acid sequence MRITGAVLERSGAPAPFAASRPFTVGEIDLDPPAAGELLVRIEAAGVCHSDLSVVDGNRVRQTPMLLGHEAAGIVEQVGDGVTDVALGDRVVMTFLPRCGACAGCAADGRLPCEIGTAANNAGTLVGGGIRLHRSVGGVDQAVHHHLGVSAFASHAVVSRTSVVPVDADVPPDIAALLGCAVLTGGGAVINAGRPEPAAPLIVVGLGGVGMAALLVARALGHEVVGVDAVSAKLDLACELGASAAFSPADAAERGIRAPVVIEAAGSARAFETAFDLTSPGGTTVTAGLPAPEARASISPLRLTAEARTIVGSYLGSAVPSRDIPRYVELWRAGRLPLERLVSSHIDLEHLDEAMDRLAAGGELRQLITF